The genomic stretch GTTGTGTCTTCATTTACATGCCATCTAGAATCATGGTCTGAACACCTAAATACTGTAGCTGTTTATGCATCATTCTTGaatcatgtcctctatctcttgtgTGCAACTATATTCTACTAAACTATATCAATGGAAATGTCAAAACATTTTTGAGAAAACTTGCCTTTGATGAATCAGGTTCCAAGTAAAGAAAAAACAGTTCTTCCGCAACTTCATGACAATTATGTTGTTTGGTGCAGTAGGGACATTGATCTCCTTTGTCATAATTTCACTTGGTAAGGGTAACATACCTAAACATGCATTTATTACATACATAAGTTCTTATAATTTGCATGGTTTGTACTGTAAAGCAGAACTTTTTACTAGTAGAAAAGTTAATTCTGCCATCAACCATTTTGACATTGTGTCAATTTGTTAAAGTAGCTTCATATCTAAGTTATAAAATGTATCTTTGTCATATGCATTGATTTAGTTAGACAATTTCATGATTCTCGAGTTATTCCTCATTATGAATGACCATGAGGCACACCTTAAGGCACTATGAACATACTTTTATGGAGTAAGTTCTTTTAAGTTCTTTGATTGTTCTGATTCAACTGACCATGTGAGGTTGAAAATGCTCCCTCCTTGTTGGGTTAAGGAATTTATTATTCACAGATAGAAGTAACTAACTTTCATCAAATCCTCCCCATGTAAGATGGAGCTTTATTGTTTATGTAGGCGCTAGAACTTTCAGCAGGTGCAAGCCTCTGCCACTTTGcctctaattaaaaaatttagagagATTTGGATTAAGGAGCCAAATGTTATTGTCAAACATACAAGACATTCACGTGCATTCATTGCAAAACTTATTACATGGAAAAGGAAAATTTGCATAATGTAAAAGTATGAAAACGTGTAGTGAAGTTGGTAATGGAAAAGTCTTAAGACAAATTTCATAATCTAAGCTTTGCAAATTGTGCTTAGCAGTGCTAGACTTAGATTTAGGTGAACATTTGCAATGGTTGTGCAGATGTGCTTAGAGTTTTAATTCGGATTGCTGTTATTTGCTTCCAATTGGTTTGTTTGCAGTTCAATTGATTCAAACTAATCCACTTTTTGAGCTTGGTTTGGGGGCTGATTATGGGTCAAACTTGAACTTACTGTGTGGTCACCTTTTATATCACCAAGTAGTCAACTTGATTTCATGATTGGGCTGAATTTAATCAACTTGATCAAGTGCAGATGTATATTTTTTCTATGTTCCATTCCAAATGGCATCATTTATTATAAGGTATGAATCCCAAAAGGAAGCATTTACATGTGACTTTTCATTAGTATGATTAAAgcgtaaccccccccccccccccccccccaaggagTCCAGGGCCACATTGATAtggtgtttcatttttttttttttccttcctatgccatttctgcttcttcttccataGGTAGCTGACCACATGGGGCTTGCCCTCCTGTGCCGCATTGGATGTCTGCAAGGGGCCGGGCAAGATCCCTCGAAGGCAATATTCAAGTGTTTTTCTCGTCTGTTCCCTTGAGGGCAACGTCAGTGGTGAGGGCAAGAAAATGAGGGTGGCAAAGGCAATTGCCATCATGTAAGCTTGTGCTTGGGGCTATGTAGGAGATGGACAATAGCATTACGACACTGACAATGCTTCTTTTTCCTCACCCAACCAACGGATCGTGGATTATTTTCCTTTCTTTGGAACaatagttttttttcttttaactttGCTTCTTTTTTACCGATCGAGGTGCTGGCTAGATGTTCTCAAATTGAGCAATGACCAATATCAGATGGCGGTTGCAAGATAGTAAGCGTATGATGATTTGGGCTTTTCTTCTCCTTACACTTCCCACAAGAAAAGGGGCGATATGAATTTGTCCCTAGTCCCCACATAAATGACGCCAATGATGAGTGATAGTCTCTTTCATCTTCAATTAACTTTGCAACTAGTTTTTTACAGTGTTAATACTTAGCTTTTTTCACATTGATTTGCCCACATAAACAAAGCCCAAGAGTTAGACCCATCTTTTCCTTCATCAAGTGGGTGGAAGTATTTCACATAGGTTTGCTTATACTAGCATAACTCATCATTTTTTCCTTATGTTACTGGGAAGTGGCCATGTGCATCATTATTGACCAAGCTTTTTTTGTTCTCGGGCAGACCTCTTGTCCAGTCACTTTTCTTCTTGTGCTCTCCATGAATTTGGGCAAGGATAAAATACTTAGTAGTATGTTTTTTTCTCTCCTTGACAATTAGAGGGGAGAGCGAGGTAGAGCAAGGTTGACAATCTCTTGGGCATTTTCTACACCATAGGCAGCATAAAAAACATGGTGCGGTAGTAAAGCACTTAGAGGAACAATAAGGTAATCTGGGTTCGAATCTCAAATGAGACAATTAGGGTTTGAATCCCAAATGAGATGAATATCCTAGAGGTCGACTTCTACGTGTGCATAAGTTGTGCTCCGAATTTGCTCAGTAGGCGAACTAGGGGGAAGACTGTCTAGGATTGGTTTGGTGAATCATGAACACcttcaaaaaaaaacatattgggattatattaaaataagagCTTGATGATCTTCTTCTCAAGTTAGATCAACAAGGAGTTCTAATGGCTAGAGGAGATGTACGGAGGTAGCCTGGTCTCAAGTCCTCTTGGCATCCTTTGCAAGTAATAATGGGCGATGATAAGAGCAATGATTTCAATGGAGGATGACATGGATGGTTAATGTTTCCCTCTTCAAAGGTTATGAGACTCAAAATCATCAAGAAATTGTTGGTGTCTTTGGCTTTGTGCGATGTCGTGTGACTTGAGGTTGTAGGATGCTACCACCCACATGGAGATGGATTGAGTAGAGGCCATGTTTTCCCTTAGCGAAATGAGGCAATATGCATTCTTGACCTTGCCTCCACAAAATGGGTGACAAATTGCCAAGGTATTGTCGGCAGGTTGGTTCTCAAGTGGAGTGGGTGGGTGAAACTAGTCAGGTAGACCAAGTGGAGCAGATGATGTGACTGCTAGTGCCATGCTTGTGCAAGAACCTAGTCTCACGCTTGATGTTGTCACTAGACCACAACCTTTCATCAAAGATGTGCCTATAATGAATGATTGTGTAGGTAATCCAATAGAATAGCATGCCAATTCTTGATGTTGTAGTTGGAGAAGCCGACGAAGTATTCAGCGATGAATGTAGGAGTACAAAGCTTAGGTTTCCTATGACTTGGAAAGGAGGAGGGAGAGACAAAGTGgatctatttattatatttttacctCCATTCTGTAGATGACAATGCAGTGGGGGAAGATTTTGCCACCAAGTCTTTTTTTTCCTTCTGTtctcttttgctctcttctcccttttttgactcttttttttttaatgaaatatgACATTATTAGTAAATTGTAGATGCTGCTTTATCTAACGGAATTCATTGTCGTATTTGATTCATAATATTTGGCAGATACTTATATGATTTCGTTGAAATTCTACCTAATATTTGGTAAGTCTTTGATTTCTTTAGTTGGTGAATATTGGTGCTTGGTGTTTGGAGATGCATATCTAATCTAACTCTTGGATGGGTAGGTATAGATTTGATCAGAACTTATCAGCatcaattttaaatataattggATTATTCAATTCTTCCAACTTGCATTGGCTTAACTTGATCTGTTCCCCACAGGATCTTGAGTGAATTTTTAACTTGTAGTCTGCACATAATCATATCTGCCCAAACTTTTTTGAATATCAATAGACCAATTGATGCAACCAACCCAAATCTGAGTGTTTCTGAATATTAGGAAATGAATGTTTTGAGGCATCCTTATTTGTTGGCTTATTTTGTTGTCGCAAATGCAGTTAACTTGAAGTGATCCAATGGAACATTTGAGTTTATTTTACTTAATTGCTAATGTTGAATGAAAATCAGTTTATCCTATATGACTAgtctatttataaattttaattaactgaAGCATTCTCTTGAATTATGAAAATGATGAATAATTTTCTTTGTTGATCTCTGTTCTCTTACAGGTGCCATAGAATTTTTCAGAAAAATGAATATAGGTGAATTGGACATTGGAGATTATCTTGGTAAATAACTTTGCAGTGTACATTTTGTTTGATTGTATACATGTTTTGTTTAATTCCACTTTTATGTTGCCACTAGTCTTCCCTTTTTGATGTCTTTTCTTGTTTATGCAGCTATTGGTGCAATCTTTTCTGCTACAGATTCTGTTTGCACTTTGCAGGTTATCAACTCTAGCATATTATATTATGTAAGTGACTTTGTTTTAGCTAACTGATGTTTGCAATTTATTACTTGAAAATCAGGTGCTCAATCAGGATGAGACACCTTTGCTTTATAGCTTGGTGTTTGGTGAAGGAGTTGTAAATGATGCTACATCAGTGGTGCTTTTTAATGCAATTCAGAAATTTGATCTAGTTCATGTTGACTTCACCGTAGTGTTGCAGTTTGTTGCAAACTTCTTTTATCTGTTTTTAGCAAGCACCTTACTTGGAGCAGTTGTAAGTTCTAACCCAATTTACTATGGATGTTTTTATTATGTTATAGTTTTTCTGATATTTTATTAACTCGCTTTGCAGGCAGGATTGCTGAGTGCTTACATTATTAAGCAGTTGTATTTTGGAAGGTATGAAAAACATCAACTGTTTTTCTTCTAGTCTCTACATTTTCCTCATGTTTACTATCCTCTGTATAATGTAGCAGCACCATAAATAATTAAAGGACACTCATAGATCATACAGAACTACGAATAATATTGCAGCAGCATAGACcatttaagttaaactaaatgTCTGTGGTGTTTTTGTTTTCTGCAATTGATGTAAATGATAAAAATGAagcatttcaaatttttttttccattgaTCTATCGTCTCTCACATTCGCTTTCGATTGTTATCCAGACATTCAACAGATCGTGAAGTTGCTCTTATGATACTTATGGCTTATCTTTCTTATATGCTGGCTGAAGTAAGTTTGTTTCTCATTTCACCGAACATGTCTTATGCTGAATTTGTTTGTGATAAGATTTAGCTCATCAATTGTAAATTAATTTGTCATTGCAGTTGCTGGATTTTAGTGGTATTCTTACTGTCTTCTTTTGTGGAATAGTAATGTCACACTATACCTGGCATAATGTAACGGAGAGCTCTAGGGTCACTACAAAGTATATGATTTTTGTGCTTCTTCTATCAGCACAAGTTGCTTTAACTTGTTTCTTGATCAATTTTGTATCAGTCAGTTTGAGCTCTTTCTTGGTTGTCTTTTCAGGCATGCCTTTGCAACATTGTCATTTATTGCTgaaattttccttttcctttatgtTGGAACCGATGCATTAGACATTGAGAAGTGGAAATTTGTCAGTGACAGGTTTGTTATATTTTGATCATGTTTTGTATATGTGCTATAACTGATTACAAAAACCAAAAGTGTGCATGAATATTACTACCTTCTTTTGACTATTTTGTTATTTATGTCTCAATTTGATATTGTTGTATGGTAatctataatttattttaaagaaatttcATTATCTGTGGCGAAAGGTGATAATGTTTATCCCAGGCGGCCAATATCGTCGTCCCCTAGCTAGATACAACCATACAGGGGTTCGTCTAGCAACAAAAACGCATGTAGTGGGGTGAGGTAACTCATGGGTCTTCCGCACCCACCGGGAATTGACCTAGACTTATCTGTGGCAACACCACTGCATGAACCATCTGCGTTAGCCCGTGGGGGAAAAGAATTTCATTATCAATTTCGCATGTTGTGGATCCACTGAAATCACTAGGTTTTCACGATTAATGTACTGTAAATTTAAAACCAGAAAGTTGGTCTTAGAAACATTTTAATctaaattagaaatatatatttttttaaagttctaGATTTTGTAAAAGAGATCCTCTTGCATATGAGAATAAGTTAGCTCAGATGATTCTAAAGTGGTATTTCTCTTATTAGGACTGTAGGATAATTTGGTAgaactttaatttaattattttattttctaatttataagttagtttatttttaatttaatcagGTCTTTAGGTATAGGGTTATTTCtttatttgaatatttttagtttgttttcaattttgtTAGGGTTCAAATCCTTAAAAAAGACACTACTCCATGGTATCTTTGCATGATAAAGTTTCCTCTTTGTGAGATTTCTTTCCTCTGTGAATATTTGTTCTTCATGCTACATCAAGTAGTATCAAACCTATATAAGTTTTTATTTGTGTTAGTGTTGAATCAATTTGATATCAAAATCAAATTCTTTCATGTTCAATACTCTTCCTTACCTACACCACTTCATCCTAATTCCTCCTTGTTGTTCCCTTCTTCCATTTCAATCCTTAAGTGCTATCCGCAAGAAGGCATCCCTGACCCACCTTGTCAGCCTTCATCACTAGTGTTTCTCTTCCTTTTCTCCAACCCTCTTGATATCACCTCCCTCCTATTACCTCACCATCATATTGCATGCCCATCATCCCTTACCATCaccttttttgttttttcttgttCTCACCATCTCCATATGCTTCAAGCCATTTAGGCCACCAAATACTTTCCCCGTCCTCACGGCTTGTTAACACAATGATCTACTCACAAAGACACACATgcccttgttctctctcatttcTCACCAACCATCATGTTCTTGCATGCAAATCTTGCCTCTTTCTTCCTATCGTGGGTTGCTTTTGCATCACAACACCTTCATACGCTAAAGCCATTCACCTCCATCCCTATCAAACTTCATCCCTCCTTTAGCCGTCACCTATTTTTACTAGTTGTCTTCTTATTGGTTGCCTACCGACTACTCCATCTGCCACAACAAATCAACAAGCAACTCATTGTTGTGCTCTTCCTCCTATAAGCATGCCTCCTTTTGTCTGCACCATATAATCATGTTGGGTTCTTGACCTGCCACCATAAGGAAGAAAGCATATGATTTCTTCATGGCATAGGAGGCTCCTCAGTTATTGATACTCTAAAATCTATTTCGTGGATCTCACTTgttgaaaaaattaaaatgaagttATTAAGTGAGAACCCATAGAGTTATCAAATGGGTAAAGTCGGCCGCAACTAGACTTGACTTGGCATGACATAAGTCATGTCATACCAAACCCCAGCCCTAAATTGGTTCAGGTTGAGTGACACCTATGCAACCCATGTGTTGGGTTATTGGGTTGGGCATGATGTAGTTCCATGCTGTGCTTACCTGACAAGAACCTTGGTTGAATTTGACCCATATCTTTTTTCAaccaaattataatttatagTAATATTTAGaggggcagcccggtgcacgaagctcctgccatgcggggtcccggggaaggatccattgtacgcagccttaccctgctttttgcaagaggctgtttccaggattcgaacccgtgacattttggtcacatggcaacaactttaccgttgcgccaaggctccccttcaatttatagtaatatttaattataaatatttttttaacttgaaatattaaatattttaattaatatttaacaatattattatttttaataataataaattaataattttaggtgtttttattatttttcataattaaaattaatcggGCCTAGGCCATGCTGGGTACACGATTGCCCCTAGCTAAGGCTCCGGCCAGGTCATGGTTCTTTCACTTTAGTTTTTCACAttacttaaatttgaaatttttcacACTTTAGTTTTACATACTTCTCAATATTGCTTAGATTGATATGATTAGAGGAAATACAATCATTGCTACTGCATGTATGAATGATGTAGCTTTTAGGAAGGTTATTAAACCAATCACACTTATGAAGACGACGAGCTTAGATTAATGAAAATCAGAGCGAACTATATGAATAGTTTTAATGAATATTGTCCCCAATACATATATAACTCATGGATATCAGACACCCTAGCTTATAATCCCGTACCCCTATGTCTAGAGACGAATTTATAACTCTAAAATTTGTTTGCTTAAGATACTTACTTTTCTTCTCTACTACTTACCACGACATTGATATTTCTACTCATCTAGTATAAGGAGCATGCATCATTAATAGGAACAAAATTATactgaattattattattttattatttcactCATACCCTACATAGACTAAAAGAGCTTCATATAAATGCGTTCATTAATCTACGCAATCTCATAATCAGTATTCATTCCACTCTTAGCCTGAGCAATAGTGATTTTAGTCAATATTTATCTTACTTATCTAACCATTAGTTCAATTTTTGAATTTGTGGATTTGTTAATTTATTGGTAGACATTTAAACCTTCATTTTTACATGCAGACTTTGTTATAGATCATACTTCTTTGAATTTGGTACTGGTGACATAGTTTAGTATTAACATTTGCACGCTGCAAGATTATTCTGGAGATGGACATCTTGCTCCATAATTAGTTGTGGCATTTCTTATTTCCAAAGAGCAACTAAAACTGAAGAGAATAAAGTAGGCATAATTTCTCTAGAACTAGAAGAACCAAAATACATCAATTTTTCATTCATTAGAAAGGTTGACAAAGGAGAGTTAATGAAAAAATCTTGCTAAACAAAGGCCATAAAATTTTTCCTTACATTTGGATACCATGACCCaagaaaatgtagataacttgCCTAGAATTGGTATCTCCTTGGTAGGAAAGAATAGTGCAAATTAAGAATTTAACTTCTAAAAGGATTATTTTGCTAATTCCTCTTGTCAAGGAGGATAGGTTATTTAAGGTAGTTTTAAATTGGTAATTGTCTTATTAGGATTGTAAAATTTTTTTGGGggaactttaatttaatttgtttattttctaatttttaatttagtttattttctaGTTTGATTGATTTCTTttagattttatatttttctttcattATATTTTCATTTGTTTGCAACTTTATTTGGATTAGAGTATATAAAAAGGGATGTCAAGCTTAAAAATGTTTGCATAACAAAATTTCATGTCAGTTTGGATTCTGTGACGTTTATTTCTTTGTGCGGATTGTTAATTCATGTTACATCAAGTGATATGAGAGCTTTAATTTACTTCCAGGCTATATTATCGTGTCTGAACATGTCATCAACCTAGTGTGTCATatctatttattaaaaattatatatacaaAGTTAAGGAAATTACCACCATCAGAGGAGACTGCAAACTGTATACTGAGTGAAGTCCAGGGggcactaataaaaatttgtaaTTTACTAATGATCCTCTTTCACTCTGTATGTATATGGATAAGTGCTTTATTGTGAATATCTATTAGCAATGCATCCTTGCATCAAATTCATATAATTTGTATATAGAATGCTTTAGAATTGTTAATTTTGATCATGCTTAATTGTGATGATGTATTTTACTATAGTCTACATTATTTTGATACATTGTCTTATTTGCTTCAGTCCATTTGTTCAGTATCTATCTTTAGAAATGCTTAATCAGAGGCATTAATATATTGTCGGCAAATTTTGTCTGCATTGGTTTACTACTGCAATACACTTGATTCCTTGGGTAACTTAATATTTGCACTGTCATACAGCCCTGGAAAatccattggtgtgagctcaatTCTTCTAGGTTTGGTATTGGTCGGAAGAGCCGCCTTCATCTTTCCACTATGTTTAATTTCCAATTTTAAAAAACCTCAGAATCAAAAAATTTCCTTCAAGCAACAAGTGAGTTTTTCTTCAGTGCTTTCTCACTAAACTTATGTTTTGAACTTTCATTCTCGATCCTTTTTGAACATACATTACTTATCCACAGGTTATAATTTGGTGGGCTGGTCTTATGAGAGGCGCTGTGTCAATCGCACTTGCTTATAACAAGGTCATCATGACTAATGACCACTTTCTATAGAAGCAGCTTTCTGTAGATTCATAATTATACTGACTATATCAGGCAATActgtttttatgattttagaaCAAGCGATCTTCCATTGTTTTTCATTTTATGAAAGCAAAAGCAACTGCTATGGACAGCGGTTTAATCTTAATGATAGCTATAATACAAGAGAAAGTGATGGTTGAGGCATTGCTATATCTACATACTTTAATATTTGTGTTTATAATCATCTATCCATAAGTTTGTTATATCATATTTGAACTTGTTTGTGGGAAAATTAGATAACAACCTAGAATGAGGGGAAAACAGTACACTTCCTGTAGTCTTGTTTTACTTGTGTTCTTGTCTCCTTTATTAGTTGGATGATGGTTGAGGGAATTTACATTACATTTACGACCACACACAGAGAAATACATGCATAGCATCCAAGTACTCTGCCATACAATTATTCGTGCCTCATACCATGCCACAATTGCTCATCAAACCTTTAATCTTTATGCTGACAAATTGTTGATGCTTTTTCAGTTCACCAAATCTGGCCATACTCAACAGCGTGGAAATGCTTTTATGATCACCAGTACCATCACAGTTGTTCTTTTCAGTACAATGGTAAGACTTCTGTTTCATGGTATTGTGGTACTAGTCACTACAATAGTGTGTCATAGCTCAATTGTGAGACCATCTGTTTATTATAATAAGCATTAGGTTTTGCACTTAAGGAATATTACCATTCTCTCAAGTTAGTGCTAACTGATTAcaaatttcattattattttttttttggaatttcttCTGAAGGAACTTGCCATTCTAACAAGATGCGATTATGATTGCTCATGTCAAAGTGAAAGTTCTATTGTACTTCTGCAATTTTGGTTTATGATTTCTCATTTCATTGGAGTTTTTATTGAGATTAGTAGTCAGAAATTTATCTACATACTTTGGAGATGATTTTTGTGAGAATAGTATATCATGTTGAGCTGAATTGTTTTTTTGACTGTGTTAACAATATAAATATATGTATTAGTCCCTTTCCCATCAGTTCAAACTCTTGGGATAAATGGTTATCCAATCAACTTTAACATCTATAGAAGAGAAGATCAAGAGTGTGAATCCCATCTATgtcaaaccaaaaaaaaaaaatctgcttaAATTTTTATGAGTTGGGAGGTCTAGATCAATTAAGTTAAATATCCCACCCACCACCCACACATGAAGGGGGAGTGCTAAGAATATAGATATGTAAATTGATCCCTTTCCTTGAATGGTGAACACCAAAAAGATTTGAATTATCTTTCCTGAATGATTGTTGAAACCTATATCTGTTTTTTACTATATCAAGTCACATCGTTTACTGTATTTTCTGCAATGGATTTTGTGCTGATATCTCCTTATTTTGCTAGGTGTTTGGTTTTATGACTAAGCCTCTTATTTACTTCTTGCTGCCTCCAAGCTCTAAACACCTCACCAGATCTCTCAGCGTCTCTTCTGAGCCATCGAGTCCAAAGTCCTTCCTTGTTCATCTACTTGACAATGGACAGGGATCTGAGGTTGAAACAGTGCAACCTGTGCCTCGTCCAACAAGTC from Zingiber officinale cultivar Zhangliang chromosome 5B, Zo_v1.1, whole genome shotgun sequence encodes the following:
- the LOC121986012 gene encoding sodium/hydrogen exchanger 2-like; translated protein: MAVDLSSLAMKLGISRLGTSDHASVVSINIFVALICACIVIGHLLEENRWMNESITSLIIGLCTGAVIRLLTQGKNSHIMVFSEDLFFIYVLPPIIFNAGFQVKKKQFFRNFMTIMLFGAVGTLISFVIISLGAIEFFRKMNIGELDIGDYLAIGAIFSATDSVCTLQVLNQDETPLLYSLVFGEGVVNDATSVVLFNAIQKFDLVHVDFTVVLQFVANFFYLFLASTLLGAVAGLLSAYIIKQLYFGRHSTDREVALMILMAYLSYMLAELLDFSGILTVFFCGIVMSHYTWHNVTESSRVTTKHAFATLSFIAEIFLFLYVGTDALDIEKWKFVSDSPGKSIGVSSILLGLVLVGRAAFIFPLCLISNFKKPQNQKISFKQQVIIWWAGLMRGAVSIALAYNKFTKSGHTQQRGNAFMITSTITVVLFSTMVFGFMTKPLIYFLLPPSSKHLTRSLSVSSEPSSPKSFLVHLLDNGQGSEVETVQPVPRPTSLRMLLTVPSRSVHHYWRKFDDAFMRPMFGGRGFVPFVPGSPVERTVNAWE